In the genome of Pseudomonas sp. P5_109, one region contains:
- a CDS encoding symmetrical bis(5'-nucleosyl)-tetraphosphatase, with the protein MATYAVGDLQGCLQALQCLLKQVAFDPQRDRLWLVGDLVNRGPQSLETLRFLYSIRESLVCVLGNHDLHLLAAGRNIERLKKADTLREIIEAPDSAELLEWLRQQKLMHYDEQRNVALVHAGIPPQWSLRKALKCAAEVETALRDDNLLPPYLDGMYGNDPAKWDNDLKGVTRLRVITNYFTRMRFCTAEGKLDLKSKEGLDTAPPGYKPWFQHKDRKTKDVKIIFGHWAALEGNVHEPGISALDTGCVWGGALTLMDVDSLERLSCKCDEHGHAVPPVASSISQTSPASAPR; encoded by the coding sequence ATGGCAACGTACGCTGTCGGCGACCTGCAAGGCTGCCTTCAAGCCCTGCAATGCCTGCTCAAGCAAGTGGCGTTCGACCCTCAACGGGATCGCCTGTGGTTGGTGGGCGATCTGGTCAACCGCGGCCCGCAGTCGCTGGAAACCCTGCGCTTCCTCTATAGCATCCGCGAATCGCTGGTTTGCGTGCTCGGCAACCACGACCTGCACCTGCTGGCGGCCGGACGCAACATCGAACGCCTGAAGAAGGCCGACACCCTGCGCGAGATCATTGAAGCGCCCGATAGCGCCGAACTGCTCGAATGGCTGCGCCAGCAAAAGCTCATGCACTACGACGAACAGCGCAACGTTGCACTGGTCCATGCCGGCATTCCACCGCAGTGGTCGTTGCGCAAAGCCTTGAAATGTGCCGCCGAAGTCGAGACTGCCTTGCGTGACGACAACCTGTTGCCACCCTACCTCGATGGCATGTACGGCAACGACCCGGCGAAATGGGACAACGACCTCAAAGGCGTGACGCGCCTGCGAGTGATCACCAACTATTTCACGCGCATGCGCTTTTGCACCGCCGAAGGCAAACTCGATCTCAAGAGCAAGGAAGGCCTCGATACCGCGCCACCTGGGTACAAGCCCTGGTTCCAGCACAAGGATCGCAAGACCAAGGATGTGAAAATCATCTTCGGCCACTGGGCCGCGCTTGAAGGTAACGTCCATGAGCCGGGTATCTCGGCCCTCGACACCGGCTGCGTCTGGGGCGGCGCCCTGACCCTGATGGACGTCGACAGCCTTGAGCGCCTGTCCTGCAAATGCGACGAACACGGCCATGCCGTGCCGCCAGTCGCCTCATCCATTT